One Rhodococcus sp. P1Y DNA window includes the following coding sequences:
- the cobO gene encoding cob(I)yrinic acid a,c-diamide adenosyltransferase: MPQGVPLPGSVPADGLTTRQRRNQPVLAVHTGPGKGKSTAAFGMAMRAWNQGFDVGVFQFVKSAKWKVGEEATFRLLGDLHDSTGAGGSVEWHKMGEGWSWTRKKGSDVDHAAAAAEGWSEIARRLSEETHRFYVLDEFTYPLKWGWVDVGEVVEVLRNRPGNQHVVVTGRDAPQALIDAADLVTEMSKVKHPMDAGRKGQRGIEW, encoded by the coding sequence ATGCCACAGGGAGTGCCACTACCCGGTTCGGTGCCTGCGGACGGTCTGACGACGCGCCAGCGCCGCAATCAGCCTGTTCTCGCGGTCCACACGGGCCCGGGCAAAGGTAAGTCGACAGCCGCATTCGGAATGGCGATGCGCGCGTGGAATCAAGGATTCGACGTCGGGGTGTTCCAGTTCGTCAAGAGTGCCAAATGGAAGGTCGGGGAAGAGGCGACGTTCAGACTGCTCGGCGATTTGCACGACTCGACAGGCGCAGGGGGCTCCGTCGAGTGGCACAAGATGGGCGAAGGCTGGTCGTGGACGAGGAAGAAGGGCTCCGACGTCGACCATGCGGCCGCTGCAGCCGAAGGGTGGTCCGAGATTGCGCGTCGCCTGTCCGAGGAGACGCATCGCTTCTATGTGCTGGACGAGTTCACCTATCCGCTCAAGTGGGGATGGGTCGATGTGGGCGAGGTGGTGGAGGTTCTGAGGAATCGGCCGGGCAACCAACACGTCGTAGTAACCGGTCGCGACGCGCCACAGGCTCTGATCGACGCCGCGGATCTGGTCACGGAGATGAGCAAAGTGAAGCATCCGATGGACGCAGGCCGTAAGGGCCAACGCGGCATAGAATGGTGA
- a CDS encoding GntR family transcriptional regulator produces the protein MMDEGRPLFVQIAEMIENSIIDGTFAEESQVPSTNELAAFHRINPATAGKGLAKLVADGILYKKRGIGMFVTSGAQDALRFRRRDDFARQYIEPLITEAGKLGMSVDELKTMLDKWEVAP, from the coding sequence CTGATGGACGAGGGCCGGCCGCTCTTCGTCCAGATTGCCGAGATGATCGAGAATTCGATCATCGACGGCACCTTCGCCGAGGAGAGCCAGGTGCCCTCGACGAACGAGCTGGCGGCCTTCCACCGCATCAACCCGGCAACCGCAGGCAAGGGTCTGGCGAAACTCGTCGCCGACGGAATTCTCTACAAGAAACGAGGCATCGGAATGTTCGTCACCTCGGGCGCGCAGGACGCACTCCGCTTCCGCCGCCGCGACGATTTCGCGCGGCAGTACATCGAACCCCTGATCACCGAGGCAGGAAAGCTCGGAATGAGCGTCGACGAACTCAAGACCATGCTCGACAAATGGGAGGTAGCACCATGA
- a CDS encoding alpha/beta hydrolase — protein sequence MDYKQVAARGGSCSLRIAGPETRHVVLLLPGAGDSPDVYDAVAERLHNSDLKTVVVEDIDGLDHEAVLEILDEISLPWAHLVGSREGAELAWGLAARTFGKFQSLTVCDRPHPAIADENGSIAAPDCPPVELPTTVVVGSSLRRASADGTGRVVYGDFRVVQLDGVENIPADASAALATEIVLRTSPW from the coding sequence ATGGATTACAAGCAAGTGGCGGCCCGTGGTGGGAGCTGTTCGTTGCGAATTGCCGGGCCCGAGACGAGGCACGTTGTGCTGCTCCTTCCCGGAGCGGGTGACAGCCCGGACGTCTACGACGCTGTGGCTGAGCGCCTACACAACTCGGATCTGAAAACTGTTGTGGTAGAAGACATCGACGGGCTCGATCATGAGGCTGTGCTCGAGATACTCGACGAGATATCTCTACCGTGGGCACACCTGGTCGGCAGCAGAGAAGGCGCAGAGTTGGCGTGGGGCCTGGCCGCACGAACGTTCGGCAAATTCCAGAGCTTGACGGTGTGCGATCGCCCTCACCCCGCGATAGCAGACGAGAACGGAAGCATCGCCGCGCCCGACTGCCCACCCGTCGAACTTCCGACGACCGTAGTGGTCGGCAGTTCGCTACGTCGGGCGAGCGCGGACGGCACCGGCAGAGTCGTCTACGGTGACTTCCGCGTCGTTCAACTCGACGGAGTCGAGAACATCCCAGCCGATGCATCGGCGGCACTCGCGACCGAGATCGTCCTGAGAACCAGTCCCTGGTGA
- a CDS encoding magnesium chelatase subunit D family protein: MQQSGFPFSAIVGQDQLRLSLVLCAVHPGIGGVLVRGEKGTAKSTVVRALAALLPEVIDEGIARPARLVELPVGATEDRVVGSLDLEKVLRDGERAFQPGLLAAAHRGVLYVDEVNLLHDHLVDVLLDAAAMGRVHVERDGVSHSHAAQFVLVGTMNPEEGELRPQLLDRFGLAVEVTASRDVDTRMDVVRRRLNYERDPESFAAGYADSDAEIARKIVDARSVLDDVVLDDTELRRIAALCASFDVDGMRADLVVARTATAHAAWRGSVVVEEADVRVAAELALPHRRRRDPFDEPGIDDQALDDAMRDAAEQADAGKPEPEPDPDGPGPNRPDPDDAGPDDAGPDDAGPDDAGPDDGGTPPGCGGTEQPPQPQSSNGSQERNAAAPGAQFRARLMEVPGVGEGAPGRRSRSRSSQGRAVRPTTERGKGLHLVGTLFAAAEEQVERGRTSGRFVLRPADLRGALREGREGNLIVFVVDASGSMAARDRLSAVTGAVLSLLRDAYQRRDKVAVVTVRGREAELILPPTSSVDVAVTRLRRMKTGGKSPLAQGFLKAREVVLREKVRDPLRRALVVAMTDGRATGGTDPVGRARIAATRIAGDGIASVVVDCESGMVRLGLAADFAQHLQGGYVRLADLSAEQVAAVVRAAA; the protein is encoded by the coding sequence GTGCAGCAGTCCGGTTTTCCGTTCAGTGCGATCGTGGGCCAGGATCAGCTGCGCTTGTCCCTCGTGCTGTGCGCGGTCCACCCCGGCATCGGAGGCGTACTGGTACGAGGTGAGAAGGGGACAGCGAAGTCGACGGTCGTGCGCGCCCTCGCAGCGCTCCTTCCCGAGGTGATCGACGAAGGAATCGCTCGCCCGGCACGACTGGTCGAACTGCCGGTGGGAGCCACCGAGGATCGAGTTGTCGGATCTCTCGATCTCGAGAAGGTACTGCGTGACGGTGAGCGCGCATTCCAGCCGGGTCTGCTGGCGGCGGCCCACCGCGGCGTGTTGTACGTCGACGAGGTCAACCTGCTTCACGATCATCTCGTCGACGTACTTCTCGACGCGGCTGCGATGGGCCGGGTCCACGTCGAACGCGACGGCGTCTCGCACTCGCACGCAGCGCAGTTCGTACTCGTCGGCACGATGAATCCGGAAGAGGGGGAACTTCGGCCTCAGCTGCTGGACCGTTTCGGTCTCGCCGTCGAGGTCACCGCGTCCCGAGATGTCGACACCCGCATGGACGTCGTGCGTCGCCGACTGAACTACGAGCGCGATCCGGAGTCTTTCGCTGCAGGCTATGCAGACAGCGACGCCGAGATCGCCCGCAAAATCGTCGATGCTCGTAGTGTGCTCGACGACGTCGTGCTCGACGACACCGAACTCCGTCGAATCGCCGCGCTGTGCGCGTCCTTCGATGTCGACGGCATGCGTGCCGATCTCGTCGTTGCACGAACCGCTACTGCCCACGCCGCGTGGCGTGGATCGGTCGTCGTGGAGGAAGCCGACGTGCGAGTCGCGGCGGAACTCGCTCTGCCACATCGGCGTCGGCGCGATCCCTTCGACGAGCCAGGTATCGACGACCAGGCGCTGGACGACGCGATGCGCGATGCTGCGGAACAAGCCGACGCAGGGAAACCAGAACCGGAGCCCGATCCGGACGGTCCGGGCCCGAACAGGCCGGATCCCGACGATGCCGGTCCTGACGATGCCGGTCCTGACGATGCCGGTCCTGACGATGCCGGTCCAGACGACGGTGGCACGCCGCCGGGTTGCGGCGGTACCGAGCAGCCGCCACAACCGCAGAGCAGCAACGGTTCCCAGGAACGCAATGCAGCTGCGCCAGGGGCCCAGTTCCGTGCGCGCCTGATGGAGGTTCCCGGCGTCGGAGAAGGTGCGCCGGGCAGGCGATCGCGGTCCCGTTCGTCGCAGGGACGCGCAGTGCGTCCGACCACGGAGCGAGGGAAGGGACTTCACCTCGTCGGAACGCTGTTCGCCGCGGCCGAGGAACAGGTGGAGCGCGGCCGAACATCGGGTCGGTTCGTGCTCCGGCCTGCGGACCTGCGAGGGGCGTTGCGCGAAGGGCGCGAGGGAAACTTGATCGTCTTCGTCGTCGATGCGTCCGGTTCGATGGCCGCTCGTGATCGGCTGTCGGCGGTGACCGGGGCGGTCCTGTCTTTACTCAGGGATGCCTATCAACGACGGGACAAGGTCGCGGTCGTCACGGTTCGCGGACGCGAGGCAGAGTTGATTCTGCCTCCGACGTCGAGCGTCGACGTCGCGGTCACCAGGCTGCGCCGGATGAAGACGGGCGGGAAATCGCCACTGGCGCAGGGTTTTCTGAAGGCCCGCGAGGTAGTGCTGCGTGAGAAGGTTCGTGACCCGCTGCGTCGAGCACTCGTCGTTGCGATGACCGACGGCCGGGCCACGGGCGGAACAGACCCTGTCGGCCGCGCCCGTATTGCGGCCACTCGAATTGCCGGTGACGGCATCGCGTCGGTGGTCGTCGACTGCGAATCGGGGATGGTTCGACTCGGGCTCGCTGCCGACTTCGCCCAGCACCTGCAGGGCGGTTACGTTCGCCTGGCCGACCTGTCGGCCGAGCAGGTCGCCGCCGTCGTTCGCGCAGCAGCGTAG
- a CDS encoding alpha/beta hydrolase, whose protein sequence is MTTWVPDILGDGYEQTTIPLGADPDGEGTVEATLVRFAPADDKPADRAVIYVHGFTDYFFQSHLAEHFAAKGFAFYALDLRKCGRSLREGQTPHFVTDLAFYDAELNEALSLVRADTSGSVVLTAHSTGGLILPLWLDRLNRQEGGTAGLGIDGVILNSPWFDLQGPAAIRSVGTAAIDVIGKVKSKTPVPGQGLDTYGLSLAKDHHGEWDYNLDWKPLAGFPITFGWIRAVRHGHAKLHRGLDIGVPSLILRSKVTHFSRKYSSATDVADAVLDVRQIARWAGCLGDRTTVVPIEGARHDVFLSQEKARTRAFEEVDEWIDWLYRSAHIDRESGKNHSEIGTIS, encoded by the coding sequence GTGACTACCTGGGTGCCCGACATTCTCGGCGACGGCTACGAGCAGACCACGATCCCGCTCGGTGCGGATCCTGACGGCGAAGGGACGGTGGAGGCGACCCTGGTTCGCTTCGCCCCGGCTGACGACAAGCCGGCAGATCGAGCCGTCATCTACGTGCACGGGTTCACCGACTACTTCTTCCAGAGCCATCTCGCCGAACACTTCGCCGCAAAAGGGTTCGCGTTCTACGCGTTGGACCTGCGCAAATGCGGTCGATCGCTGCGCGAGGGCCAAACACCGCACTTCGTCACCGATCTGGCGTTCTACGACGCGGAACTGAACGAGGCGCTGTCGTTGGTGCGTGCGGACACGTCCGGCTCGGTGGTTCTCACGGCACACTCCACAGGCGGGCTGATCCTGCCACTGTGGCTGGACCGACTGAACCGCCAGGAAGGCGGGACCGCGGGCCTCGGCATCGACGGAGTCATCCTCAACAGCCCATGGTTCGATCTGCAGGGTCCGGCTGCCATCCGCAGTGTGGGTACCGCAGCGATCGACGTGATCGGCAAAGTGAAGTCCAAGACCCCGGTCCCCGGACAAGGCCTCGACACATACGGGCTCTCGCTCGCCAAAGACCACCACGGAGAGTGGGACTACAACCTCGATTGGAAGCCTCTGGCCGGCTTCCCGATCACCTTCGGGTGGATCCGCGCGGTTCGTCATGGCCACGCAAAGCTGCACCGAGGCCTCGATATCGGGGTGCCGTCGCTGATCCTGCGGTCCAAGGTCACGCATTTCTCACGCAAGTACAGCTCCGCGACGGACGTCGCCGACGCCGTACTCGATGTCCGGCAGATCGCACGGTGGGCAGGATGCCTGGGAGACCGCACGACGGTCGTGCCGATCGAAGGTGCTCGGCACGACGTATTTCTGTCCCAGGAGAAGGCTCGAACGCGCGCATTCGAGGAGGTCGACGAGTGGATCGACTGGCTCTACCGCAGTGCCCACATCGACCGTGAATCCGGCAAGAACCACAGCGAGATCGGAACCATTTCATGA
- a CDS encoding GNAT family N-acetyltransferase, with protein sequence MTTQAAALKRSWALDLSNNTLYDLLKLRVEVFVVEQACAYPELDGRDLLTETRHFWLERDGEVVCTLRLLEEHDDGEKAFRIGRLCTQRSARGQGHTTRILRAALAEVGSAPCRINAQSYLVDMYAKHGFLPDGEEVLEDGIPHTPMRRGGGTPWGES encoded by the coding sequence ATGACTACGCAAGCAGCTGCCCTCAAACGATCATGGGCTTTGGACCTGTCCAACAACACTCTGTACGACCTGTTGAAGCTGCGTGTCGAGGTATTCGTCGTCGAGCAGGCCTGCGCCTACCCTGAGCTCGACGGCCGAGACCTGCTCACCGAAACGCGGCACTTCTGGTTGGAGCGCGACGGCGAGGTCGTCTGCACCTTGCGTCTGCTCGAAGAGCACGACGACGGGGAGAAGGCCTTCCGCATCGGGCGACTGTGCACGCAGCGCTCAGCGCGCGGACAGGGTCACACGACGCGCATCCTGCGGGCGGCCCTCGCCGAAGTCGGCTCTGCGCCGTGTCGCATCAACGCACAGAGCTACCTCGTGGACATGTACGCCAAGCACGGATTCCTCCCGGACGGCGAAGAGGTCCTGGAAGACGGTATTCCGCACACTCCGATGCGTCGCGGTGGCGGTACGCCGTGGGGTGAGTCGTAG
- the mtr gene encoding mycothione reductase — MTEHFDIAIIGSGSGNSIADDRFADLKIALFEEHTPFGGTCLNVGCIPTKMFVYAAEVAQTIRDSARYGIDSTLDKVRWSDIVGRVFGRIDPISAGGKHYRESGSPNVTLFSSHATFVGPRTIDAGNGVIITADQIVVAAGSRPVIPQQVRDSGVKFHTNDDIMRLPELPEHLVVLGSGYIAAEFAHVFGALGSKVSIVARKDKLLRGLDGDLSDRFTELAQKHWNVHLNSGEATAIADGDRVGIELEGGTRVLGDALLVAVGREPNGDLLGAEAGGIELDDEGRIVVDEFGRTTADGVFALGDVSSEYQLKHVANHEARVVAHNLLQHAWEDTSSFQAFDHRFVPAAVFTHPQIAEVGLTEEQAREAGLDIAVKIQNYGDVAYGWAMEDREGFCKIIAEKKTGRILGAHVIGAQAPTVIQPLIQAMSFGTTVAEMARGQYWIHPGLPEVVENALLGLDI; from the coding sequence ATGACCGAGCATTTCGATATTGCGATAATCGGATCCGGATCGGGCAACTCGATTGCCGACGACCGCTTCGCAGATCTGAAGATTGCGCTGTTCGAGGAGCACACGCCGTTCGGTGGGACGTGCCTCAACGTCGGTTGCATCCCGACCAAGATGTTCGTCTACGCCGCGGAAGTCGCCCAGACGATCCGCGACTCCGCTCGATACGGAATCGACTCCACCCTCGACAAGGTCCGGTGGTCGGATATCGTCGGGCGCGTTTTCGGTCGCATCGATCCCATCTCGGCCGGTGGTAAGCACTATCGCGAAAGCGGCAGTCCCAACGTGACACTGTTTTCCAGCCACGCGACATTCGTCGGACCACGGACGATCGACGCGGGCAACGGTGTCATCATCACAGCCGACCAAATCGTGGTGGCGGCGGGTTCGCGCCCCGTGATTCCTCAGCAGGTACGAGATTCGGGGGTGAAGTTCCACACCAACGACGACATCATGCGGCTGCCGGAGCTGCCTGAGCACCTGGTTGTTCTCGGATCCGGTTACATCGCAGCGGAATTCGCGCACGTGTTCGGCGCGCTCGGCTCGAAGGTCTCGATAGTCGCACGCAAGGACAAGCTCTTGCGCGGCCTCGACGGCGACCTGTCCGATCGCTTCACCGAACTCGCACAGAAGCACTGGAACGTACATCTGAATTCAGGCGAAGCGACAGCGATCGCCGATGGTGATCGCGTCGGGATCGAGCTCGAAGGCGGAACCCGAGTTCTGGGCGACGCGTTGCTCGTCGCCGTCGGTCGCGAGCCGAACGGAGACCTACTGGGAGCCGAAGCCGGCGGAATCGAACTCGACGACGAGGGCAGAATTGTCGTCGACGAATTCGGCAGGACCACGGCCGATGGGGTGTTCGCGCTCGGTGACGTCTCCTCGGAGTATCAGCTCAAGCACGTGGCCAACCACGAGGCTCGCGTGGTCGCGCACAACCTTCTGCAGCACGCATGGGAGGACACGTCGAGCTTCCAGGCGTTCGATCACCGGTTCGTACCAGCAGCTGTGTTCACGCACCCGCAGATCGCCGAGGTCGGACTGACCGAGGAGCAGGCACGCGAGGCCGGTTTGGACATCGCGGTGAAGATCCAGAACTACGGCGACGTCGCGTACGGCTGGGCGATGGAGGACCGTGAGGGCTTCTGCAAGATCATCGCCGAGAAGAAAACCGGCCGGATTCTCGGCGCACACGTGATCGGGGCTCAGGCCCCGACGGTGATTCAGCCACTGATCCAGGCGATGAGTTTCGGCACCACCGTCGCCGAGATGGCACGCGGCCAGTACTGGATCCACCCTGGGCTCCCCGAGGTCGTCGAGAACGCGCTACTCGGTCTCGACATCTGA
- the mqo gene encoding malate dehydrogenase (quinone), with translation MSKEQRSNEEQVKHSKTDVVLVGAGIMSATLGALLKQLEPEWTIDVYERLDAAAAESSDAWNNAGTGHSALCELNYTPQNKDGSVDISKALNVNEQFQVSRQFWAHSVESGVLSDPKNFINPIPHVSFVHGESNVKYLRARYEALASNPLFEGMEYIDSPDEFAKRLPLMGEGRDFSDPVALNWSDAGTDVDFGALTRQLLNYISGSGGTVHFGSDVRNITKQSDGTWNLKIANLRTGTKKTVNAKFVFVGAGGGALHLLQKSGISEINGFGGFPVSGEWLRCTNPDLISQHSAKVYGKASVGAPPMSVPHLDTRVIGGKPGLLFGPYAGWSPKFLKQGKLTDLPSSVKPGNLMSMLGVGVTELGLVKYLVSELAQSEADRVETLREFAPEVIGTDWELVTAGQRVQVIRKKGRGGVLEFGTAVINSADGTIAGLLGASPGASTAVPAMLDVLQRCFGDRYDAWQPKLKDMVPSLGKKLAEDPALFREIFDWTARGLQLQEPSRLAQPSGV, from the coding sequence GTGTCAAAAGAACAGCGGTCGAACGAAGAGCAGGTCAAGCACAGCAAGACCGACGTGGTTCTCGTCGGCGCCGGGATCATGAGCGCCACTCTGGGTGCGCTGCTCAAACAGCTCGAACCGGAATGGACGATCGACGTCTACGAGCGACTCGATGCCGCTGCTGCCGAAAGCAGTGACGCATGGAACAACGCCGGAACCGGCCATTCCGCTTTGTGTGAGCTCAACTACACCCCGCAGAACAAAGATGGCTCGGTCGACATCTCGAAGGCTCTCAACGTCAACGAGCAGTTCCAGGTCTCGCGCCAGTTCTGGGCACACAGCGTCGAGTCCGGGGTTCTCAGCGACCCGAAGAACTTCATCAATCCGATCCCGCACGTGAGCTTCGTGCACGGCGAGTCGAACGTGAAGTACCTACGTGCGCGGTACGAGGCCTTGGCGTCGAACCCGTTGTTCGAAGGCATGGAGTACATCGACAGCCCGGACGAGTTCGCCAAGCGGTTGCCCCTCATGGGCGAGGGTCGAGACTTCTCCGATCCCGTAGCCCTCAACTGGAGTGACGCGGGCACCGATGTCGACTTCGGCGCATTGACGCGCCAGCTCCTCAACTACATCTCCGGTTCCGGCGGCACCGTCCACTTCGGTAGCGATGTGCGCAACATAACCAAGCAGTCCGACGGCACGTGGAATCTCAAGATCGCCAACCTCCGCACCGGCACCAAGAAGACCGTCAACGCCAAGTTCGTGTTCGTCGGCGCGGGCGGAGGCGCGCTGCATCTGCTGCAGAAGTCGGGAATCAGCGAGATCAACGGCTTCGGTGGGTTCCCGGTCAGCGGTGAATGGCTGCGCTGCACCAATCCCGATCTGATTTCACAGCATTCGGCAAAGGTCTACGGGAAGGCGTCCGTGGGCGCACCTCCGATGTCGGTGCCTCACCTCGACACCCGCGTCATCGGCGGCAAACCCGGTCTGCTGTTCGGTCCGTACGCAGGATGGTCCCCGAAGTTCCTCAAGCAGGGCAAGCTCACCGACCTGCCCAGTTCCGTCAAGCCAGGAAACCTCATGTCGATGCTCGGGGTCGGCGTCACCGAGCTAGGACTGGTGAAGTACCTCGTCAGTGAGCTCGCGCAGTCGGAAGCCGACCGCGTCGAGACCCTGCGTGAATTCGCACCCGAAGTCATCGGCACCGACTGGGAGCTCGTCACCGCAGGCCAGCGCGTCCAGGTCATCCGCAAGAAGGGCCGGGGCGGAGTGCTCGAGTTCGGCACGGCCGTCATCAATTCCGCCGACGGCACCATCGCCGGCCTTCTGGGGGCATCACCGGGTGCTTCGACAGCAGTTCCTGCAATGCTCGACGTCCTGCAACGGTGCTTTGGCGACCGCTACGACGCATGGCAGCCGAAACTCAAGGACATGGTGCCCTCGCTCGGCAAGAAACTGGCCGAGGATCCGGCATTGTTCCGCGAAATTTTCGATTGGACCGCACGTGGGTTGCAGCTCCAGGAGCCATCTCGACTCGCACAGCCCAGTGGCGTGTGA